The stretch of DNA TCTACATACACAGAGTTTCCAGCTACATCCATAATTCTATTACAACATCAAATGactaacatttttctttgaacCAACAAGTGGATATAAGTAATCCCAAAAAAATTAACCATGACATTGAAATTGTAAGAACATAAGTAGTCTTCTTCAGTTTTCTCTTGCGCCTCTCAGTCTTTATTTCTAGTTGATGTCAAATGGTTTGAATATTCATTGCTGATTGtatcttttcagtttcagtttttaATCTATCAAGTGACTGTTGTATTCGTTTGATTGTCTTCTCGCCATATTTTGGTATTTCCAGGtcataccaacaaaaaaaaatcgcaAGAATGCCTAGCCTGCAAAATCGACACGTCACATATTAATAGATCGGAAACAATACAAAATACGACAATCTTTCAAacccaaaacatttaaaatagcCAAATAGAAATTCTTGAAGAATGTCCCATATGTGCATATATGTTGGCAGTTTTTCCCTCCTTACATGCTACAAACAAACAATGCAAAGAACCCAACAAGAGCAAGACATTGGATATATGTTATTGTAATGTGAGCGAATCTCGGTGCATTTCATAATTAATCAATGGTAACTTCTAATTGGGAGTGTCAATATAATCAGTCATTGTACTTTTAGAACGCATGTACTCTATTGTTTTCATCAATTTTCAACTCCATGAATGACTCTTTGAGGCCACATAAATTCATGGATTTCAGCTCTAACTTTTCAATATGACCCACTGACTGGGATagaatgaaaaatgtttttccaTTTCAAACCATGGATTTTAAACAAAAGTTCAATTTCAAACCATCTCAAACAACAAAATAGAAATCCATTTATCTAAATAATACTACGAAGCCCATTTCAACCATAGATTTCACacaaaatttcaatttcaaatcatctcaaaCAACAAAACAGAAATCCATTCCTCTAAATAAGAATACATAAACCCATTTCAAACAGAAAATCCATTTCCAAGCATGCCACAAGCTATAAATAAATTACCACTTTCCTAAAGCAATAAGGGGAGGAAGGGCAgaattgaatagtagtaagaaaaATTATCACTTTCCTAGAGCAAATAAATATCaggaattgagaaaaaaaatgcttatactatttacaaatcaattaaaagttTGATTCGGAATTGAGATTTGCCCCAATTGTCTCAAGTAGTAAACACATTGCCCCTGGCCCGTGCACCCTATTCTACTAAGTGCGATATTGCTACTGCAAATTCCACACCTTATTCATCTTCCGCCGCACTCTCCCCCTTTCGGAATCTCGTTCTCCCCCCCAGATAGACAAATTAATGAAAGCAATTTACAGCAGCTAGGCAAATTAATGAAAGCAGTTTACAGCAGCTAGCTAGATACGGGATACGAAAACgaaaacacaaaaacacacTAGATATGGGATGCTAGGAAACGGAAACGGAAAcggaatggagagagagagagagagagagagagatacaaaCCCTCCTTTCGGAATAGACCACTGTCGACGGCACCGTTCGGGAGACGAGCGGTGAGAAGCAACACCGCGGGCTGTGCGATGAAGTCGTACGGAAGAGAACTAAGCTGGAGGGAGAACGCTAGGCGGAGGGGGGACGCGAGggtaggggtgatacccgccccctacggggcggggccacccctcccccgccccccgcccccgcatatgcgggggtggggaatttctccccggaccccgcccccgcatggcgggggcggggtcccccgtccgttgggccggggtgcgggggtggacccccacccgtccgcaccccccgCCTTCATACTGGGCCttcggcccagtacatttttctgggccctaattggctcagaatcggtttttgggccactttgggcccagaattcgtttttgggccatttgagcccattatttagattaaaaagtatatagatttaaaaacaggaaaaaaaatatatatataagggatatatagaatcatacattgaactattacgttattaactaattaagtagtaatcatcactaaggcagtaaggcactatgctaaaatattttgttcacaattatacaaattaagagaactaataaactattacactattacaaactcctctaaaagaaataaatattacaaattatacaattaactattgtaacaacattataattaattataaattaataaaatcataatttttcaatttgatcaatttgattttggggtggagccgtagcggtgagtttactgagtggtgagttatgtcaattgctgtgagactgaaaatcaagatcataaaagtcaataagttataaaacctgaaatattaataagttaaaaataaaacaaattagaattaaaaagttataaagatgaaacaaaattttaaatgcaaaaaacaattatggaagaaattgtgcaaaccatgacaatggtgggtccaatacaaagtcatactgcatcggaggtagccgtagacgtcgtctcatgtatcactataagtattaaatttgaaatcaaattaatgaataccaattaaatgaaaataaataaattaaaataagaaattataaaatgaaattaaaataaataccagatccaaactgatcatcactatcctcctcgacgtcggccttctcatactcaagaacatccggaacatgaattggagttcccttgatccaattctgcatgcaaatcaaagcctccacagtggcaggagctaatgaactccgaaatgaatctaatacacgtcctcccgtgctaaaggccgactctgaggctactgtgctaacaaggatggccaaaagtgtgcgggctatctctccaaggatgggatacttcacggcattcaccttccaccaacttaatatatcaaaatctcgtgaaaatggtagaatctctgctgctaagtatctgtctatctctggctgagcctctatagaactccgaaggaaaggggtctgctcatacctctcaccccactccaatctacgtcttttcccaacctcgacttcaggaaactgtgagcttgaggctgagggggtaggtgtaggtgccacaatattaccaccccgcagggtggaaaactcatcaaataatctagtaagggtttcccgaacccttgctgcaataagctctgcccatacttgcccgtacgcaaggcccaatccaaatatcatgccatccaacttatacctcgggtcaaagacgacagctacatataacaaaatattagcctacgttaaatctccccaatacttgtcgtactttgtcctcataatcaatgacatctcccgcatcctaatgtgaccacccgcgaccatgtcatctaattcttcttttaccctacatatttgctgacatacaatattggatgtagggtacaaagttccagatagcctcatggtgacatcataaaaaagcctcaaaaactctacaaaattagttacaatttcccaatcatcctctacgggtttccccaatcccccatgatcatcaaaatatttaacatattggatgtcttcgtcacccaataatgtaaatgccagcttatattcttgggccgcctccaacatcagaaatgttgagttccatcgtgtaggcatatcagtacaaaggcccctcttagatgttaggcccgcagatctcgcagcaaccttgaatttgtccaacctcgaaggagaagatctcacccatctcacatcagtcctaacccgagcaatcgagtcatgaagatctctcaaaccatcagtgacaatcagattcagaatatgtgccgcacatctcacatgcagacactcaccacccatgagtgtcttatttgcctctctaagagaggtctttagatgtcccaatgcaacatcgttagacgaggcattatcgactgtgactgtaaccactcgggtcaacccccactcctttattgcggcctccaaggcctttccaattgtctcacccttatgatcggtgattttacaaaattttataattttcttttgcaatgtccaatgacaattaataaaatgcacagtcaaagaaatataattaaaattttggatcgatgtccaagtgtcagtggtgagacaaacaaattgatccgccaattgacccctcaacttctccttttcaatgtaataatgtttttttacatcctttgccaccgtgtgacGAGAATGAatgttaaaccttggttccaagtagcgagaatacgcttggaaccctttcccatcaacaatttgaaaaggtagctcgtccattatgaccatacgagctaggtgtcttctacactcatcgggatcatacttagtataccccttcaaagttgcacccccactagtctcatccgccattttttttaagtccaatttctagcctagattggcttttgtcttgtaatgatcttaatattagactttttttgcattgctcttctaagtgcacctttaattgtgaggtgccatgtttcctatagtgacatccataaatttttccacaatagttacacttggcttgggggttacttgagtcaccaccctctagtttggtgaaatgactccaaactattgaagcaggtttcttgttgggcttgggggcggggcaaggtgccgtagggctaggggtaggggtttgactaggaggggtaggtgtaggtgtaggggtaggggtaggggtaggggtgccctctgcctggaaaggagagctcgcactagaatctgctggcatatccattcAAGCgaacaacaaatctgaaattatagaaaacatagcaaatatataatgaacataaaaaaaaatagaataaaaacaacatgtttatgcaaattctcttttgtgttcaaatgaatttgacattcataatatatatatatatatatatatatatttataacttaaaagactataaggcataagcatagcaactatataaattataatgaacataaaaaaaaaaaaaaagtagaataaaaaaaagtaccacttgacattcataattatatatatatatatatatatatatatatatttcatcttaattcattatattgaatttcgaaataccctagtgcattctttttttttttttttttgttcaatttggtagggaacatcaaattctatttttaaacccctaaattaattttttaaacccctagtgcatagcaattttaaagattaaacccctaaattaatttaggggtttcaaatattaaaacccctaaattaatttagggtttcggattgggctctttagggtatttcgaaaccctaaattaatttaggggtttcaaagattgaaacccctaaattaatttagggtttcggattgggctctttagggtatttcgaaaccctaaattaatttaggggtttcaaagattaaaacccctaaattaatttagggtttcggattggagccctagacacaataatattgaaattcagtgatttacacacattatataatgcaaaaaaaaaaaaatcacagcacacaattcacgggtcacgggagccattcaaaatttcaaagatcaaaccacatgcacaatctaaactccatagcacacaattcacaaaatcccatcctccatctccgataaaccccatccttcctccaatctccattaaatatgtaaataaataaaaaaaaattgaagtgtcgaatttgggtttcttaccttcggagatgaagagagagaaacCGGGTGAGAGTCCGAGTCGTGCGACTGGGATGGCGATGCAGATAGATGGACcgggcggcggctcacggctgcgagaagtaactcagagagagagagaggcgagagcgagACTGCGAGAGTGAGAACTGAGAAGTAGGGGGGCTGCGTAAGGGtttcggttttaattttaaacccaggcatgaaacgacgtcgtttcatgcctgggttttttttttttttttttaaatatatgtaaataacgtataatatataatataattatatataattataattatatatataataatatccggcggggcggggcgggggtcaccccagcccgcccccgcccccggatgttgccccagatgcgggcgggtggccccgccgcccacatctgacgggcggggtgatccgccccgcctaacggaggcggggcggaagcgggtcggggcagcgggggcagggccccgctacccacccctacgcgagggggtgggggtggaatgcaaattttgatttatgaaagttgaaacgcacgtttgattttaaaaaaaaaaaaattacacgtaAGTGAAGTGGAGATTGTATAGcctaactttattttttaatattattattattattttaagatttaaaaaaattaaattatttattataaatataataaataatttttaatttttaatttttaaaataataatattctaacaatatttcatttaattttcaatttttatctcaactaacTATCAAATCAGAACCCAAGTCTTCTcttcataaaagaaataaaataagttctctctttttctcttttttataagcaaataatagtaaaaagaaatccgataatttgtttttttttttcgtaaacTAAATTTGGGCCATATATGATAAAACATTACAACTCCAAATCAATCAGGATTAATGGTGCGTCCTGGAAAATTTTGGGAGTAATCACTAGCTATTTTtaacacaaataaattatttccaGTTAATACAAAACTACAGAAGTTAAACATCAAAATACAGCAAGAAAGAGATGGAATAATAGGTGGAGAGACTAGTAGTAAAGCTAAGATGCAAATAGAGGGATTGGCTTCACGGCACTTTGAATTCGCTGGAATGCCGTCCTTACTCTTTCTTTTAAACCTTCGTTTTCACTCTCAACGTCCCCAGTCTGTTTGTCAAGCTCTGCCACATTCCCATCCACGCTAATCACCAGCTTCCCATTTTCTCCGGACTTCACGTCTCCGAAAAGAGAAACAAGCAGCGCATAAGTAACCTTTTCCACcttcttttcattctcttccTCAGTTTTTATTGCCTCTGATTCTACAACTACCTTGGGGATCTCCCGGTTGATGTTTAAAACCAGAGCCACAATGGAGTCTGAAACCATGTCACTCACAGGATCGGATGCCCAATGCAATGAAATGTGTTTCTCAGAATCCTGCTTAACTGTCACTCGATCATGCACTCGCAGTATTGGGATTCCGGACTCCTCATCGGTTGAAGACTCTACGCTCTCAAATATCTGCTTGAGCCGGTGATTTAATACACTGAAGGCACCAGCATACGGGATGGTAATTCTCTGAGTAATGTTTGCAGTCGATAGCTGGGAAAAGATGTGGAGATCATCAGGTGCCATTATCTGATAAGTAAAACCTTTCTTGACCAGTAAACCACTGACAGTTTCCCCAACTTCTGGTGTCTTTTCGCCAAGCCTGCCAATAGTTTTTGCCATTTTCAGAGAGTTGAAGTACATTTCAATAGACTGACAGTTCTTTGGATTGAAGATTTTGATGTTGCGATCAGCAAACTGGCTTATGAGTTTCTGTTTGAGCCTCCCCATCTCATTAGCTTCTCCATGAACAAGAATTATGTTATTAGGCAAGAGCTCTTCCAAGAATGCACTTGTCTGAGCAGAGTCTGCATGGGCAGAGAATGATATGTAATGGACCTGCATGTTGAGAGGAGCAGTGAGTCCATTCATGAGCGTAACCTCCTTGGGCTCATTAATAATGGTCTTAGCGAGTGTCCCTTCAACCACATACCCAGGTAAAACACAAGCATTTTTCCTATCAGAGCACCACATGTCAAATAGTTGTCGTGACAACCCACTTTGAAGCCCACCAGGACTTGCCATCACCACCGATGGACCAACATCTTTGAAATTCTCAATGCTCTTTATGGGTGATATGTACTTGAATATAAAGGGGTTTGACTTTGCTGCATGTTGACTGCGTATCCTGTCATTCATTGAATGGATGTATGTCTCATAGACACTCAAACACCTTTTTGCAAGAGGAGAAGCATAATATATGGGAATGTTCTGAAGCTCAGGATGGTTTGACCAGTACTCATCAAGAATCAAAAGCAGCTCCTGGGCACGGCCAAGGGCAAAAACTGGAATAAGGACACGACCTCCTTCAGAAATAGTTGAATGAATAACATCAGTGAAGCGCTTCTCTCGGACGTTCCGAGGTTGATGTTGTTGGACACCATAAGTGGATTCGATTATGCATACATCAGGGGAGAACTGTGGGGTCTCAGCAGCTCGAAGATGTCTGTCTTCTTCACGTGAATAGTCTCCAGTGTAGAGTACTCGAACACCGGCAATATCAACCATAAACATAGCAGCACCCAGGACATGACCAGCAGTATAGCACCAAAATCTAATGCCATTCACCTCTACTGTTTGATGGAAATCGATAACCTGCAATTACTATGTTCTGTTAGAAGATGGATTGGGAGAATAATTAATGTTTATTGGCTTAAGATAACataatgtataaaaatgttAGGATATAGCCTTGAATATGGATTATATCAAAAATTAAGTAAGAATTAATTCATATATCTAGGTAGCTAACTAATctgaagagtaatgctagagacaAGCTCCAAATGTATAAGCCTCGCGTAGgccttttataaaattaaaataataataacaataataataataaaaaaaaaaaagtgaaccccacaaagaaaaagtaagtttttcacattttttcatggtagggtccattttttttataaaaggcgCGCGAGGcctgtacatttttttttattggcaccgggtgtccacgAACGgcaagccctcggcaaggagtttctcaCAACTACACCTCAgataattcaaggaaaaaatcccccagtccaatggcccctagagattgtttgcacccagtgggattcgaaccttagaccttggagggagcataccactaAGACCAAGGcatttaccacttgagccaacccctaggagttTTGTACATTTAGggcttgtatatatcattatacaAATTCTGAATAAATTATATGGCATTATACAATAGAACATATAGATAAAACTCTCAAGCATTTGATGGCATAGTCTCATATAGACCAAATATGATGCTATGACTTGTTCATGAGAGACCTTCAATATGGAATTAAAGGGTTTGAACTAACAAGATGAAGAATAATAATCTTGAAACCTATATACAAATGGGAGAGAGAACATTAAGCAAACTCCAACTCCAATGTGAA from Juglans microcarpa x Juglans regia isolate MS1-56 chromosome 3S, Jm3101_v1.0, whole genome shotgun sequence encodes:
- the LOC121258323 gene encoding cleavage and polyadenylation specificity factor subunit 3-I isoform X2, whose amino-acid sequence is MTYPTKAIYKLLLTDYVKVSKVSVEDMLYNEQDINRSMDKIEVIDFHQTVEVNGIRFWCYTAGHVLGAAMFMVDIAGVRVLYTGDYSREEDRHLRAAETPQFSPDVCIIESTYGVQQHQPRNVREKRFTDVIHSTISEGGRVLIPVFALGRAQELLLILDEYWSNHPELQNIPIYYASPLAKRCLSVYETYIHSMNDRIRSQHAAKSNPFIFKYISPIKSIENFKDVGPSVVMASPGGLQSGLSRQLFDMWCSDRKNACVLPGYVVEGTLAKTIINEPKEVTLMNGLTAPLNMQVHYISFSAHADSAQTSAFLEELLPNNIILVHGEANEMGRLKQKLISQFADRNIKIFNPKNCQSIEMYFNSLKMAKTIGRLGEKTPEVGETVSGLLVKKGFTYQIMAPDDLHIFSQLSTANITQRITIPYAGAFSVLNHRLKQIFESVESSTDEESGIPILRVHDRVTVKQDSEKHISLHWASDPVSDMVSDSIVALVLNINREIPKVVVESEAIKTEEENEKKVEKVTYALLVSLFGDVKSGENGKLVISVDGNVAELDKQTGDVESENEGLKERVRTAFQRIQSAVKPIPLFAS
- the LOC121258323 gene encoding cleavage and polyadenylation specificity factor subunit 3-I isoform X1 → MASAGPQQSLKRRDSSVTREDDQLIITPLGAGNEVGRSCVYMSYKGKTVLFDCGIHPAYSGMAALPYFDEIDPSTIDVLLITHFHLDHAASLPYFLEKTTFRGRVFMTYPTKAIYKLLLTDYVKVSKVSVEDMLYNEQDINRSMDKIEVIDFHQTVEVNGIRFWCYTAGHVLGAAMFMVDIAGVRVLYTGDYSREEDRHLRAAETPQFSPDVCIIESTYGVQQHQPRNVREKRFTDVIHSTISEGGRVLIPVFALGRAQELLLILDEYWSNHPELQNIPIYYASPLAKRCLSVYETYIHSMNDRIRSQHAAKSNPFIFKYISPIKSIENFKDVGPSVVMASPGGLQSGLSRQLFDMWCSDRKNACVLPGYVVEGTLAKTIINEPKEVTLMNGLTAPLNMQVHYISFSAHADSAQTSAFLEELLPNNIILVHGEANEMGRLKQKLISQFADRNIKIFNPKNCQSIEMYFNSLKMAKTIGRLGEKTPEVGETVSGLLVKKGFTYQIMAPDDLHIFSQLSTANITQRITIPYAGAFSVLNHRLKQIFESVESSTDEESGIPILRVHDRVTVKQDSEKHISLHWASDPVSDMVSDSIVALVLNINREIPKVVVESEAIKTEEENEKKVEKVTYALLVSLFGDVKSGENGKLVISVDGNVAELDKQTGDVESENEGLKERVRTAFQRIQSAVKPIPLFAS